A DNA window from Drosophila biarmipes strain raj3 chromosome 2R, RU_DBia_V1.1, whole genome shotgun sequence contains the following coding sequences:
- the LOC108029563 gene encoding latrophilin Cirl isoform X3, producing MFPKSLSVLNSRCAHKQSCGVLAATSMFGDPCPGTHKYLEAHYQCISAAQTSTTTNRPSPPPWVLSNGPPIFGNGSGLIHPPGVGGGPPPPPRLPTLPGVVGISGNPGLFNVPPQHTAVTHSTPSSSTVAVGGGRLKGVATSTTTTKHPAGRHDGLPPPPQLHHHHNHHGEEAATPTKPSSKVPAAGNATAPSNTRILTGVGGSGTDDGTLLTTKSSPNRPPGTAASGSAAPGNGSVVRTINNINLNAAGMSGGDDESKLFCGPTHARNLFWNMTRVGDVNVQPCPGGAAGIAKWRCVLMKRMPDSGYDEYDDDPSSTTAAPNGGDCLHNSSSCEPPVSMAHKVNQRLRNFEPTWHPMTPDLTQCRSLWLNNLEMRVNQRDSSLISIANDMSEVTSSKTLYGGDMLVTTKIIQTVSEKMLHDKETFPDQRQREAMIMELLHCVVKTGSNLLDESQLSSWLDLNPEDQMRVATSLLTGLEYNAFLLADTIIRERSVVQKVKNILLSVRVLETKTIQSSVIFPDSDQWPLSSDRIELPRAALIDNSEGGLVRIVFAAFDRLESILKPSYDHFDLKSSRSYVRNTAILSNDSDASAGDMQQRLRILNSKVISASLGKGRHIQLSQPITLTLKHLKTENVTNPTCVFWNYIDHAWSANGCSLEATNRTHSVCKCNHLTIFAILMDVVDEHQHSLFTMFDGNMRIFIYISIAICVVFIVIALLTLKLFNGVFVKSARTSIYTSIYLCLLAIELLFLLGIEQTETSIFCGFITIFLHCAILSGTAWFCYEAFHSYSTLTSDELLLEVDQTPKVNCYYLLSYGLSLSVVAISLVIDPSTYTQNDYCVLMEANALFYATFVVPVLIFFVAAIGYTFLSWIIMCRKSRTGLKTKEHTRLASVRFDIRCSFVFLLLLSAVWCSAYFYLRGAKMDEDTADVYGYSFICFNTLLGLYIFVFHCIQNEKIRREYRKYVRQHAWLPKCLRCSKTSISSGIVAGNGPTGGTLCSVSTSKKPKLPLGVSEEAHDDPQQPQQAGVPVTEDAIMGASSDCELNEAQQRRTLKSGLMTGTLQAPPQTLGGHVVLERGSTLRSTGHASPTSSAGSTHLIFAHKQQQQQQQQGPLGESYYHQPDYYSWKQPPTGAGGLKAQREYYNNAGAAASSPQQAHEVFYWTQKPNSGQHGKKKRGGVPASPSGSLHSRTAAASQVLFYPSYKKTKPGQAAGYPQYAEALDPPQATGNAAAYYQQQQQLRRQQQHHQQQQQQQQLSSDEEQAEQHAHLLHLQRRAGGQQQLPAPPPHMAQYQQEFMQRQYRNKHSNCDLGMGDAYYNQGSVGGADGGPVYEEILSNRNSDVQHYEVGDFDVDEVYNNSVGTGVFNNMRAAVAAGGNRYGGGSLSGGSVSSRSQQQQLQKQQQQQSLAQQRSARRCTADDDDDDEDDEEDEEATAAEQLHDSVCDEDEEDESDLEDDAHGLPPQSDERMRRLMAMQDEDFKRRFQRQLRKNGAPLDYGALPPGTASGAGPHPEHNGAVFGVSGGVGEGSMRGAFRQQQQQILAAKSPAGRLAVNELFGSHGIAGPPLPPANQTPAQKRQQLQKLSPQSTTSSSSHTSHSNPNPHPHQLTQPHPHHPPHHQQRHLSAMLDENNTVRCYLEPLAK from the exons ATGTTTCCAAAGTCACTCAGCGTACTTAACTCAAG GTGTGCCCACAAGCAGAGCTGCGGTGTGCTGGCAGCCACAAGCATGTTCGGGGATCCCTGTCCCGGAACCCACAAATATCTGGAGGCGCATTACCAGTGCATCAGTGCTGCCCAAACCTCGACGACGACCAACAGACCGAGTCCCCCGCCGTGGGTCCTCAGTAATGGTCCGCCGATCTTTGGCAACGGCAGTGGCCTGATTCACCCACCTGGAGTCGGAGGGGgtccgccgccaccgccgcggCTTCCCACGCTGCCCGGAGTGGTGGGAATCAGCGGGAATCCTGGACTGTTCAATGTGCCGCCGCAACACACGGCCGTCACCCACTCCACGCCCTCGAGCAGCACTGTAGCTGTGGGCGGCGGACGTCTGAAGGGAGTGGCCACCTCCACGACAACCACCAAGCACCCGGCTGGTCGCCACGATGGactgccaccgccgccgcaACTACACCACCATCACAACCACCACGGCGAAGAGGCCGCCACACCCACCAAGCCGAGCAGTAAGGTTCCCGCTGCCGGCAATGCGACTGCTCCCTCCAACACCCGCATCCTTACGGGAGTGGGCGGATCCGGAACTGATGATGGAACCCTCTTGACCACAAAGAGCTCCCCCAACCGACCGCCGGGAACTGCGGCCAGTGGATCCGCCGCCCCTGGGAACGGCAGCGTGGTCCGGACCATCAACAACATCAATTTGAATGCAGCTGGAATGTCCGGAGGCGATGATGAGTCCAAGTTGTTCTGCGGGCCTACCCATGCCCGGAATCTTTTCTGGAACATGACCCGTGTGGGCGATGTGAATGTCCAACCGTGTCCTGGCGGAGCCGCCGGTATAGCCAAGTGGCGTTGTGTGCTGATGAAGCGAATGCCGGACTCTGGTTACGATGAGTACGATGATGATCCGAGCTCAACAACTGCAGCGCCTAACGGGGGAGACTGCTtgcacaacagcagcagctgcgaGCCACCGGTGAGCATGGCACACAAGGTAAACCAGCGCCTACGCAACTTCGAGCCCACCTGGCATCCTATGACTCCGGATCTGACGCAGTGCCGCAGCCTCTGGCTGAACAACCTGGAAATGCGGGTCAACCAGCGGGACTCCTCCCTGATCTCCATTGCCAACGACATGTCCGAGGTCACCAGTAGCAAGACGCTCTACGGTGGTGACATGCTGGTTACCACCAAGATTATCCAAACGGTTTCAGAGAAGATGCTGCACGACAAGGAAACCTTCCCTGATCAGCGGCAGCGCGAGGCCATGATCATGGAGCTGTTGCATTGCGTGGTCAAGACTGGCTCCAACCTGCTGGACGAGTCCCAGCTGTCCTCGTGGTTGGATCTCAATCCCGAGGATCAAATGCGCGTGGCCACGTCCTTGCTAACTGGTCTGGAGTACAATGCCTTCCTGCTGGCGGATACGATTATCAGGGAGCGCAGTGTGGTGCAGAaggtcaagaatatat TACTTTCCGTCCGAGTGCTGGAAACCAAGACCATCCAGTCCAGCGTTATCTTTCCCGATTCTGATCAGTGGCCCTTGAGTTCCGATCGCATTGAGTTGCCCCGAGCTGCTCTGATCGATAATAGTGAAGGCGGCCTGGTGCGCATCGTATTCGCAGCCTTCGATCGTCTGGAGTCCATCCTCAAACCCAGCTACGATCACTTCGATTTGAAAAGTTCTCGCAGCTACG TTCGCAATACAGCTATCCTGAGCAACGATAGCGATGCCAGTGCGGGTGATATGCAGCAACGGCTCCGCATCCTGAACAGCAAGGTGATCTCCGCCAGCTTGGGCAAGGGTCGGCACATACAGCTCTCTCAGCCCATAACTTTGACCCTGAAGCATCTAAAGACCGAGAATGTGACGAATCCCACCTGCGTGTTCTGGAACTATATTGACCA TGCCTGGTCTGCCAATGGTTGTAGCTTGGAGGCCACGAATCGCACACACAGTGTCTGCAAATGCAACCACCTGACCATCTTTGCCATACTCATGGATGTGGTGGATGAGCACCAGCACTCGCTGTTCACCATGTTCGACGGCAACATGCGCATCTTCATCTACATCAGCATCGCCATCTGCGTGGTGTTCATTGTGATTGCCCTGCTGACGCTGAAGCTCTTCAACGGGGTCTTTGTGAAG TCCGCCCGCACCTCGATCTATACCAGCATTTACCTTTGCCTGCTGGCCATCGAGCTGCTCTTTCTACTGGGCATTGAACAGACCGAAACAAGCATTTTCTGCGGCTTCATAACCATTTTCCTCCACTGTGCCATACTATCTGGCACCGCCTGGTTCTGCTACGAAG CCTTCCATTCGTACTCCACTCTCACCTCGGATGAGCTCCTACTGGAGGTGGATCAGACGCCCAAGGTGAACTGCTATTACCTGTTGTCCTACGGATTGTCGTTGAGTGTGGTGGCCATCTCGCTGGTCATCGACCCCAGCACCTACACCCAGAACGATTATTGCGTGCTGATGGAAGCAAATGCCCTGTTTTATGCCACCTTTGTGGTACCAGTGCTCATCTTCTTTGTG GCTGCCATCGGCTACACATTCCTGTCTTGGATCATCATGTGCCGCAAGAGTCGCACTGGTCTGAAGACCAAGGAGCATACTCGCCTGGCTAGCGTGCG CTTCGACATACGGTGCTCCTTTGTGTTCCTCTTGCTACTCAGCGCCGTTTGGTGCTCCGCCTACTTCTATTTGCGAGGCGCCAAAATGGACGAGGACACGGCTGATGTATATGGCTACAGTTTTATCTGCTTCAACACACTGCTGGGACTCTACATCTTCGTGTTCCACTGCATTCAGAACGAGAAGATCCGACGGGAGTATCGCAAATATGTGAGACAGCATGCCTGGTTGCCCAAATGTTTGCGGTGCTCTAAGACATCAATTTCCTCGGGCATTGTGGCGGGCAATGGACCTACAGGCGGAACCCTCTGCAGCGTTTCCACCTCAAAGAAGCCCAAGCTGCCACTGGGAGTGAGCGAAGAGGCGCATGATGATCCCCAGCAGCCACAGCAGGCGGGAGTGCCTGTCACCGAAGATGCCATAATGGGAGCCAGCTCTGATTGTGAGCTAAATGAAGCCCAGCAAAGAAGGACTCTGAAGAGTGGCCTGATGACTGGTACACTTCAAGCGCCACCGCAGACACTTGGCGGCCACGTGGTCCTAGAAAGAGGGAGCACCCTGCGGTCCACCGGTCATGCTTCACCTACCAGCTCTGCCGGATCCACGCACCTCATCTTCGCCCacaagcagcaacagcagcagcaacaacaaggacCTCTGGGCGAGTCATACTACCATCAGCCAGACTACTACAGCTGGAAGCAGCCACCGACTGGAGCCGGAGGATTGAAGGCCCAGCGGGAGTACTACAATAATGCAGGAGCAGCTGCCTCCTCGCCGCAGCAGGCGCACGAGGTATTTTACTGGACTCAGAAGCCAAACAGCGGTCAGCATGGCAAAAAGAAGAGGGGTGGAGTTCCCGCCTCGCCGAGTGGATCCCTGCACAGTCGCACGGCCGCCGCCTCCCAAGTGCTCTTCTATCCATCGTACAAGAAGACCAAGCCGGGCCAGGCAGCCGGATATCCGCAATATGCGGAGGCGTTGGACCCACCGCAGGCCACTGGCAACGCGGCTGCCTactaccagcagcagcaacagttgcgtcgccagcagcaacatcaccagcagcaacagcagcagcagcaactctcCTCGGACGAGGAACAGGCCGAGCAACACGCTCACCTGTTGCACCTGCAACGACGAGCTGGTGGCCAGCAACAGCTTCCCGCTCCACCGCCACATATGGCGCAGTACCAGCAGGAGTTCATGCAGCGCCAGTATAGAAATAAGCATTCCAACTGTGATCTTGGCATGGGCGATGCCTATTACAACCAGGGCAGCGTCGGCGGCGCGGATGGCGGGCCGGTGTACGAGGAGATCCTCAGCAACCGCAACTCGGATGTGCAGCACTACGAGGTGGGTGACTTCGATGTGGACGAGGTGTACAACAATAGCGTTGGCACCGGCGTCTTCAACAACATGCGAGCCGCAGTGGCCGCCGGCGGGAACCGCTATGGTGGCGGAAGCCTCAGTGGCGGTAGTGTCTCCTCCAGgagccaacagcagcagctccagaagcagcagcagcaacagtcgCTGGCCCAGCAAAGATCGGCTCGGCGCTGCACGGCagatgatgacgacgacgacgaggacgacgaggaggatgaggaggcAACGGCCGCGGAGCAATTGCACGACAGCGTCTGtgatgaggatgaggaggaCGAGAGCGACTTGGAGGACGATGCTCATGGATTACCACCCCAGAGCGATGAGCGCATGCGGCGCCTGATGGCGATGCAGGACGAGGATTTTAAGCGGCGGTTTCA ACGTCAGCTACGCAAGAATGGAGCGCCCCTAGACTACGGGGCCTTGCCGCCGGGAACGGCGTCAGGAGCAGGTCCGCACCCCGAGCACAACGGTGCGGTTTTTGGGGTTAGCGGCGGCGTTGGTGAGGGCTCCATGCGCGGCGCGttccggcagcagcagcaacaaatacTGGCTGCCAAGTCGCCAGCCGGTCGACTTGCAGTGAATGAGCTGTTCGGCAGCCACGGCATCGCCGGACCACCGCTGCCGCCGGCCAATCAGACGCCCGCGCAGAAGCGTCAGCAGCTACAGAAACTGTCACCACAGTCCACCACATCTTCGTCGTCGCATACATCACACAGCAACCCCAATCCACATCCCCACCAGCTTACCCAACCCCATCCGCATCATCCcccgcaccaccagcagcgCCACCTGTCGGCCATGCTCGATGAGAACAACACGGTGCGGTGTTATCTGGAACCACTGGCTAAGTGA